gttttgcatttttgtttcaaattCACAGTACTGCAGAAGACACAGGCAGAGAGAAAGGACTGTGTATGTGATTCctcaaaattaaatttaattttacaaGGGCCAAGCCCTTAAATTACAAGTGGGAGTGTGTGGGAACCCGAAGAGTACAATTAAAAATGACTGACAGCTCAGTTTTTCCATGTTCTATTATTACAGGGTTCCTGCTGCTTCacgcaagttagatttaagactttttaaaaccactacaaagGAAATTTAAGGCCAATTTTATGAAAAAccaaaattgaagaaaaaaTAAGTACTTAGGGGCAATTTTGcctgaatgtttatttaaaaacagagcattgctttttttgttgttgtgctcttttttttccaatcatTTCTTAAAAAAACCTACAAAATCAGTCTTTGCCTGGCATTTGTTGGCGGGTTTCTTTTGCCATGATTCCTATCGTGCTGACTTGTTTGGGAAATGCCTGGCGTTTGCTGGCACATTTCCTTTGCCATGACTCCTGTCCTGCTGAGTTTAAACCTGTACCAGTTTCAGCCGTGCTGCAAAGTCTTGGTTAGATGCCAATTTCCGTTGAATTTGCTCTACCCCATGTCATCCAGAGTAcagcagacagtggatcctctgTTGAGCATCCCGGCCgaaaacaaaatatatgttGTTGGTTCTGCTAATCTGATCTGTGCGACGTTAATGAAAgaggcatttgttttttttgttttttttaaatatacatatacaggaTGGAGAGAATTACATTTAAACTAAAAACCCAAATTGATACTTTTAATAAATATTGGTCAAATTGGCTTACACATGTATCAATTATAATTCCTGATTTTGTATAGGAGTAATATGTAATGGGCATGTTTCTTAAGCTAAAATAATTTCCTTTTCCTCTCAGTGTAGAATCAGGTTGACTAGAATGTGTATGTATATGGAAGAGTGcgttaatatgtgtgtgtatgtgtatgtatatgtatatatgcagTTTTTACTTTCTATTTAAAAAGGATCCTCTCcgagattttgttttctttaattttaattcaCTTTAAGTGTGTTTTCGTGTGCAGTTGACAAAATGTAAAAcctaataaaaagtaaataacaaaaaataaataataatcattaaaaatgttacCAATTGTTTCATAATACTACAATGCAACATTAGAAAAACAATtataaaatcctacttcccatgttTTAGcatatttaagacattttaataccacttaaggccctttaaaaaaaaaaaaaacgacttaaatgccttttaagacttaTATGATGATGTAAattatgtgtattttaaattCACCAGGTCAAGCAcctggtgatgtcatggtaaGCTTGGTAAACtaaaacataaatgtaaaaagGACAGAGTCAGACTTGAATGTTCATTATTGATGTTGAAAACAGCAGCTTAATGTTGTCATGTGACTGAAATTCCATATGCATGTGgtaacaattaaaaacaatctCCATGACAACTAAGCAAACTCCAGTTTGCACATGCCATGAACTATTTTTCATTCTATTGGGGGAATGTTTTAGGGAGCTATAAAGTGCGTAATAGTCAATAAAATTGGTGGACAGTAAATGTAGTGCACTATGTGGCATATAAGGAGTGATATCATATTATAATTCTCCATTCCCTTTTTGACAGTAAACCCAAAACCCTCTGACTTACACAGCAAAGGGAAGGTGATTCCAAAGATGAAGACCATGACGCCCCCACACAGTGACAGCAGAAAGTAACTGGTCACCATCACCCCGATGACAAACAGCGTGGGGTTCTTCCTTTTGAAGTTCTTGACCATGGCCTTGTTCTCTCCTGCCCACACTGAACCCATGAAGACCAGAGTCACCACGGCTCCTCCCAGGAACATGCCAAATGGGTTCATGAAGCTGAATATTGGGACATGAAAAGTGACAATAATGTGCATGTGCTCCATTGGGTGTGAGCATTGTTTTAAATAGCACAACCTGGTGGTAACAGGAACAATAGCTTACACCCTGGCCAGAGGGCAAATGCCTGCAGTAAGGCCTATACTCATGACTTCATCATGCTCTATTCAAAGAAACTATCAAAGCAGCCTGATGTATGTAAAATCAAGAGCAACTGGCAGCAGTGATATGTGACTGTAGGTGCTCCTGATCTTATCAGTGATTCTCAAAAACACTCAACATCCGGGTAAGTGacgtttattttaaataaagagaCTGTGGTTAGCCGTTTGCGTTGACAGTATAGCACTGGCACATACATTTAAGCTAGCTACAGTGTTGTTATTACTGATAGTTGATACTAACGTTACTGAACACGAATAAATATGTAACTAAGTGCTGCAGGCAAACACAGGAAGCTAAATGTGTAAATGTCAGAGGCTACCAAGAGTTACAGAGCTTTAAATGTTGGCACAAGAAAACCAAAGGTTCCGGAAATAGCCTGTGTGGTCATGATGGGTGTGGATGAAGAGGTATGCAGGCTAATTAAGCAGAGGGGCAGAGATGCTAGCTGAGATGCTAGCATGATATTAGGACTCACCCCACGATGAGGAAAACCACCACGGCCACGGCGAAGTAATTGGTCTGGTAGTACAGTAAATTACTGATGACTCTGTTGTTCCACTTCGTTAAATCTCCAAACTCGGGTTTGGCGAACCGGTCCATCCCGGGGAAGAAGTCATCCCACGGTCTGAGGGGCGCGAGCTCCATTTTGGCTGCCATGTCTTCAACGTGTAGTGCAGCgacacactaacacaaacaTAACCGCACGCGCTGCGTAATATTTTGACAGGCCAGCTGATCGCCGTctgagcgtgaagggggaggGCCATCAGACAAGCCGTACTCTCGCGTAGGATCTCGCGATACTTGGGATCTCGAAGAGGTCTTTTGAGTGTGAGTTTGCGTTGTGGatgcgcagcagcagcagcagcagcaccaacGTGAGGATTCAAGGGAATACAAAGGTGCACctatataaaaatgaatgtagtttattagattaaaaaatgtataaattattAAGGAATGTTCTCACTTCGGTTTGTTTCCCATCACCCTCAAAGCGAGGACATTATGCACCAAGAGTACAGCAGTAATATGACAGTTTAAACATGAACCAGaaacctctctgtgtctctcccaGTTCCACCCAAGGCTAAAGAAGTTcactttaaaatattaaatgagaTTTTCACATGTAATGACTTCTTTTACCAAATGTTTTGATTACGATTTAAATATTTGTACTTGTTGCAATGTAATTACCTTATTTCATACACAACAATATTTGTAATTTAACTCAAACATTGAAACCTTAGAACATGTTTTCTTCTCTTGTAATTTAACTAGGGCATTTTGGGATTTCTTTTTCAATATTGGTTGACTTAAAATGCTCAGAATATTATGATTCtaaattatgaaaaatataaaagttggtGTGCAAATGGAGGACAAGAAAGTAGTAGTTTGGGACAATAATTATTTTGGCTAAATATTATATTCACaaatatagttttttttcttttaaattagcCCAATATTTCCAGCATTTCCAAATGAGATAAtcctataaaaataaataaataaataaaaacaaataaaaaaataaatgtaatgctGTAAAGTTGGTCAGGCCCTTTGTCTTTACGGATATCTGTGTACATTAATTCCTGAATGGCCacaattattttgtttgtctttcattattattcatttctgttttgCAGTTCGGTCAGTTATATTATATCAATACTGTAATCtgtattaaaatgtcatatgaCGTGCCTTTTTTGACTGTAAATaaatttttcaaaaaatcacaaaagtgcatttagtaaaataaaacatatcaaAGAAATGAATAGCTCATGAAAGTTATTAAAACAAagatgtagacattaaaataaataagcacTGGGGTATTGATTAAGATGGTTGAAAGAAACTATTAATTTTACATACAGATATGTATTTAGTCATTTTGTTAAAGGAGAATCAGGAGTTTGAATTCCTTTTAGGAAAATTGTTTTGATAATTGtctttaaatgtgtatttaaatatgtgtaaattGTGAAATAGGCCACAAACAGCACATTATTTTAATACAGaccctgttttaaaaaaatgtcatgaaataaacttctatttttttttatatttcttaaatgaataactaattaaataaataaaaatattatcaataataaatacaatagagtgtgcacattttcttgtaaaaaaaaaaaaaaaaaaagtagtacaCTTCCTGTCATGCTGCTTTGGTGGATATAATTTTCAAATAATCTGATATGACACTTATATGTTATTCATAGCCAAACTTTAATGGCTGATGTAAGCTTACAGTTTGGTTTGTTGAGAAGCAGCAGGGTTGTTTCTGGTCTTTGTGGCTGTATGCAGCTGCTGAGTGCAGCTTTGACACCCGGAAACACATCAGACACAATCGGGGACATGGGACCGTGAAAGTATGGCGGATGCCGAGGAGCCGTAAGTCTCAATGGAcgaaaaataagattttaccgTAGTTAAACTCGAGCCTTTGGTCGCTAAGCCGACATGCTTGAACCttgttttactttgttgttgcagggagaagaaaagaagGCGAATAGAGGACCTGACTGAGAAGTTAGTGACGAATGCTAAATAAAGGTCTCTGTCTGACTGGCAGCAGGTTTGCGTTGCACTGTGAGCAGCGACTCCTGGGCCAGGAGACATGGAAATAATAATTTTAGCAAGGGACAACGATAATAACCCAGTTAGCTGTTTGTACCGTTCATTCATTTACACAGTGTGTCCATTCATAGTGTCAAACATGATGCCGAAACCCTGCACTGCACCAATCACGTAGCCTCCTTACAAGACACATCCGGAATGACCAGCACATTAAAGCTGTGCACCATTTCCATACCACATACTTACCCTTATAAGGATGTAACTTAGTGCTTTGTAAATTGAAACAAGTCAGAAAtgcattcaaataaacacttgACTCATAAGTGTGGTGTACATTTgtgtcccacaatgcaatgcacaCAAAAGATACTGAAAACTTGCAGCTGAAAAACATAATAATGGTGAAACAGCTCCATGGAGAAAGTTTAATTGACAGTGGTAATCTAAATTTGCAATTGATGTCAGGCGGGTGTGTATTGTACAATTTTCTGTAGGCCTATTGAAggaaattatatatatatttttttattctaactGCAAAAACAATGCACTACACTGTTGAGTATCTAGTGTGAAATTGGGTCACAACATATATTTATGAAGATTCTCGGCCATCCTAGTTATAAGTCTCGTTTCCTGTAAATTTCCTGCACTGTCATCGGTTGCATCTCTTAGTGTCTGTTTGCAAAGTGGTTCccagcttcttcttttttgtgcCTGTGACCCATTAATAGAGAGTAATGTCTGCTGTGTGTCTACTGATAACAAGTCTCCTAAATGTGAGATGtttaaccatagactgtaaaacgCTGTACCCTTCACCATAGCCTGACATGCATcttcccagaaatgtaactgcatGTTGTGGTGAGGCAGACTTCTGTTTTTGGAAGCGGAAACCacttccctcagtggaaatgaacctaatatttactttaatttaacagataagaaacaataaattgtgaagccaataaagcctccacaaataTAGCATTTTAATAGCAAAATagcatttttgtgtgtgatttatcctggcttcatatgagtacaggaaatctccgctagtcgctaggctaatttatacagtgttaAATTCCACAGGCTTGTGTTAATAACGTTaccatgttgtatttgtttgggaaaacatgtttagtataagacagttgttttgtcggtgaaccttgtgagctgtaatggagctgaattttttaacgttacctttgttatatgttgctgttgtccctggcttcatatgagtagaggaaaagtctgctagccactaggctaatttatacaatgtaaaatgccataggcttgtgctaaaaacattagcatgttgtgtttatgggaaaaatgtgtccagataaagacaaatgctttgtctgtgaatgctgcgagttatagtgaagctgatttctGTATTTGCGTtttagaggtgtaactgcagagtgacgcTAACATACCACCGTAAAAGTATAAATGTTCACACAGTGTAGGCTATGTGCGTAGGCTATGGTGTAGACCCTGcctagagctgatgcacaagcaTAAACCCTGCTTAAagagtgggttttttttctgtaacagtGTTTTGACTGCAAAACGATTGCATAAAAGTCAGAAAGAAATCATTTTGTGTAGCCGAattaatttttcattatttcctACGTAGAATCATTTTGTGACCATCTGTTAACCCCTTGTTGGGGTCCTGACTCTCAGGTCGGGAGCCACTGTCCCAGCAATCAGTCAGAGACAACAAGTGCAACCCTAAGGGGTTAATAGAGATGTGCCATTACAGCCAAATAACAAGATTTCACAGTGAGTTCTGGTGATGTTAACTCATATGACCAACCTGGGGGGGTTGCAGATTGCTGGGTTACTGTAACTCATTGAT
This genomic stretch from Epinephelus moara isolate mb chromosome 16, YSFRI_EMoa_1.0, whole genome shotgun sequence harbors:
- the LOC126402915 gene encoding PRA1 family protein 3-like, coding for MAAKMELAPLRPWDDFFPGMDRFAKPEFGDLTKWNNRVISNLLYYQTNYFAVAVVVFLIVGFMNPFGMFLGGAVVTLVFMGSVWAGENKAMVKNFKRKNPTLFVIGVMVTSYFLLSLCGGVMVFIFGITFPLLLILIHASLRLRNMKNRLENKIEGVGLKRTPMGVIMDLLDQQEEKINKIQDFIEGKLKE